The following proteins are encoded in a genomic region of Brachypodium distachyon strain Bd21 chromosome 1, Brachypodium_distachyon_v3.0, whole genome shotgun sequence:
- the LOC100844443 gene encoding protein kish, producing the protein MSALFNFNSFLIVVLLVICTCTYIKMQFPAILNDRTGFRGFFWKAARIGERLSPWVAFGCFAMGVSTIFF; encoded by the exons ATG TCGGCGCTGTTCAACTTCAACTCGTTCCTGATTGTGGTGCTGCTAGTGATCTGCACCTGCACCTACATCAAGATGCAGTTCCCTGCCATCCTCAACGATCGTACTGG ATTCCGTGGTTTCTTTTGGAAAGCAGCCCGAATAG GTGAACGTTTGAGCCCTTGGGTAGCATTTGGGTGTTTCGCTATGGGGGTGTCCACTATCTTCTTCTGA